From Medicago truncatula cultivar Jemalong A17 chromosome 7, MtrunA17r5.0-ANR, whole genome shotgun sequence, a single genomic window includes:
- the LOC25499686 gene encoding putative ankyrin repeat protein RF_0381, producing MAPDASDALAVRQKVQHFLNAARTGNLDLLKKFAEQLDEGKDLSKTVEAIKDANKRGALHFASLEGQTQICSYLIEDLKLRINDKDDDGETALIHAARQGHTATAKYLIDHGADPTIASNLGTTALHHSAGIGDTDLLEHLLSRGVNPDLESDSGTPLVWAAGHAQEAAVTVLLKHGANPNAETDDGITPLISSVAADSLACLELLIQAGAKVNVSAGGATPLHIAADNGSLELINSLLKAGTDPNVSDEDGVKPIQVAAGRGNRGAVEILFPMTSKIDAIPSWTIDGILEHVQSESKKQQDESLNAKENNWSVDATVSQEQNIPEVSPEAKKRAAESKSRGDEAFKRNDYHTAIDSYTQAIDLNPSDGTLFSNRSLCWMKLGQAEQALADAKACRALRPDWSKACYREGAALRLLLRFDEAANAFYEGVTLDPESKELVNAFREAVEAGRKFHGTTKDKS from the exons ATGGCTCCCGATGCTTCCGACGCACTTGCAGTTAGGCAGAAAGTTCAACACTTTCTCAACGCTGCTCGTACCGGCAATCTCGATCTCTTAAAGA AATTTGCGGAACAGTTAGATGAGGGCAAAGATTTATCCAAAACAGTTGAAGCAATTAAAGATGCAAACAAGCGTGGAGCACTTCATTTTGCTTCTCTTGAAGGACAAACTCAGATTTGCAGTTATCTTATAGAGGATTTGAAACTTCGTATCAATGATAAAGACGATGACGGTGAAACTGCCCTCATTCATGCTGCACGTCAGGGACACACTGCCACTGCTAAGTATCTGATTGATCATGGCGCTGATCCTACTATTGCTAGCAATTTAGGAACTACGGCTTTGCATCATTCTGCTGGAATAG GAGATACGGATTTACTTGAGCATTTGCTGTCCAGAGGAGTTAATCCTGATTTAGAAAGTGATTCGGGAACACCTTTGGTTTGGGCGGCTGGTCATGCTCAAGAAGCTGCTGTTACTGTTCTATTAAAACATGGTGCAAAT CCCAATGCTGAAACTGATGATGGCATTACCCCACTCATTTCATCTGTTGCAGCTGATTCTTTGGCATGCTTAGAGCTGTTAATACAG GCAGGTGCTAAAGTAAATGTTAGTGCTGGTGGAGCAACTCCTTTGCACATTGCAGCTGATAATGGAAGTCTAGAACTTATAAATTCCCTGTTGAAAGCAGGAACTGATCCTAATGTCTCTGACGAG GATGGTGTTAAGCCAATACAGGTTGCAGCTGGAAGGGGAAATCGTGGAGCTGTTGAGATATTGTTCCCCATGACATCCAAAATTGATGCTATTCCTTCTTGGACTATTGATGGGATACTTGAGCATGTGCAATCCGAAAGTAAAAAGCAGCAG GATGAATCGCTAAATGCTAAAGAAAATAACTGGTCTGTGGATGCTACTGTTTCTCAAGAGCAAAATATCCCTGAG GTGTCACCTGAAGCCAAAAAGAGAGCAGCAGAATCAAAATCAAGAGGGGATGAGGCTTTTAAAAGGAATGACTATCATACGGCTATAGATTCCTATACACAA GCAATTGATTTGAATCCCAGTGATGGTACATTGTTTTCAAATAGAAGTCTATGTTGGATGAAGCTAGGTCAAGCTGAGCAGGCTTTAGCTGATGCAAAGGCATGTAGAGCATTAAGACCAGATTGGTCCAAAGCTTGTTATAGGGAAGGCGCAGCCTTGCGTTTGTTGCtg AGGTTTGATGAAGCTGCAAATGCTTTTTACGAGGGAGTAACACTTGACCCTGAGAGCAAGGAGCTTGTAAATGCGTTCAG GGAAGCTGTTGAAGCTGGAAGGAAATTTCATGGCACAACTAAAGATAAATCGTAG
- the LOC25499683 gene encoding tRNA(His) guanylyltransferase 1 yields MANSKYEYVKCFELEDEVMFPNFILVSITASKLHKPYHVNALNLMNSCAVAVLEEYADIVLAYGFSDEYTFVFKKTTKFYERRASKVLSIVSSFFSSVFVRKWHEFFPQMELHSPPSFHGKVIPCAAIDALQAYLSWRQNICHLKNQYDQCFWRLVEHGMNEKEAKDFIDGAKKRDLNDILFDEFNVNYNTLDPMLRQGSCVLKTMVGDVVKYTEDGAPVERKRRKINTVHYKKIASTRFWNEQTILLKELGVFAEEINNVKPEYVRSFEFDSKLMPSTWVVVRIDGCHFHRFSEIHEFVKPNDDRALNLMNSCAVAVLEEFRQDIVFAYGVSDEYSFILKKSTDLYQRRASKIISAIVSFFTSTYVMRWNNFFPQTELNYSPSFDARAVCYPSAEIVRDYLSWRQVDCHINNQYNTCFWKLVASGKSKREAQRSLKGAQLQKKIEELAIDYNKLPVMFRQGSSVFRDRIDNVLIHQENGESSESYGKVAVAHIDIIGSAFWLEHPGILDEKLHVWKKC; encoded by the coding sequence ATGGCAAACAGCAAATACGAGTATGTCAAGTGTTTTGAACTCGAGGACGAGGTTATGTTTCCCAATTTCATCCTTGTTTCCATAACCGCTTCTAAACTTCACAAACCTTATCATGTAAATGCTTTGAATTTGATGAACTCTTGTGCCGTTGCGGTGCTTGAAGAGTATGCAGATATAGTTCTCGCATACGGGTTCAGTGATGAGTATACCTTTGTTTTTAAGAAGACCACCAAGTTCTATGAAAGACGTGCTAGCAAAGTATTATCcattgtttcttcttttttctcatcTGTCTTTGTTAGAAAATGGCATGAATTCTTCCCGCAGATGGAACTACATTCACCTCCTTCTTTCCATGGGAAAGTCATACCTTGTGCAGCTATAGATGCCCTTCAAGCATATCTTTCGTGGAGGCAAAATATCTGTCATTTGAAGAATCAATATGATCAATGCTTTTGGCGACTTGTTGAACACGGAATGAATGAGAAGGAAGCGAAGGATTTTATCGATGGTGCTAAGAAGCGTGacttaaatgatattttatttgatgagtTTAATGTCAATTACAATACATTGGATCCAATGTTACGACAAGGCTCATGTGTTTTGAAGACAATGGTAGGAGATGTCGTGAAGTACACTGAAGATGGTGCTCCGGTtgaaagaaaaaggagaaagatAAACACAGTGcactacaagaaaatagcaAGCACAAGATTTTGGAACGAACAAACTATTCTTTTGAAGGAGCTTGGTGTTTTTGCGGAGGAGATTAACAATGTAAAGCCGGAGTATGTGAGGTCCTTTGAGTTTGATAGCAAGTTGATGCCGTCTACATGGGTTGTAGTTCGGATAGATGGATGCCACTTCCATAGATTTTCTGAGATACATGAATTTGTGAAGCCAAATGACGACAGAGCTCTTAATTTGATGAATTCATGTGCGGTGGCTGTCTTAGAAGAATTTAGGCAGGATATAGTATTTGCTTATGGGGTTAGCGACGAGTACAGTTTCATTCTTAAGAAGTCCACTGATCTTTATCAAAGGAGAGCTAGTAAAATCATTTCAGCAATTGTGTCCTTCTTCACTTCAACTTACGTGATGAGATGGAACAATTTCTTCCCTCAAACTGAGTTAAATTATTCTCCTTCTTTTGATGCACGAGCAGTGTGCTATCCATCTGCTGAGATTGTACGAGACTATCTTTCGTGGAGGCAAGTGGATTGCCACATAAACAATCAATATAACACTTGTTTCTGGAAGCTTGTTGCATCTGGTAAAAGCAAACGGGAAGCTCAACGTAGTTTAAAGGGTGCTCAACTGCAAAAGAAAATTGAGGAATTGGCTATTGACTACAATAAATTGCCTGTGATGTTCCGACAAGGATCCTCAGTATTTCGGGATAGAATAGACAATGTTCTCATCCATCAGGAGAATGGAGAGTCTTCTGAAAGTTACGGAAAAGTCGCTGTAGCACATATTGACATAATTGGATCAGCCTTTTGGCTGGAACACCCGGGCATCCTTGATGAAAAGCTACATGTGTGGAAGAAATGTTGA
- the LOC25499682 gene encoding E3 ubiquitin protein ligase DRIP2 produces MVVKVKRENLEACMTCPLCHKLLKDATTISLCLHTFCRKCIHEKLSDEEVDSCPVCNIDLGILPVEKLRPDHNLQDIRTKIFPCKRQKVKAEEVVPSTPLPPKRKERSLSSLVVSAPKVSTHTTFTGKRTKTATRKAAALRGCSFIPEETIKKEETHNEDNPDSSIAETSKKNRPNEDTDNNIDLTEGKADLWTPLNCLVEAANRTKSSRSNLQGTPLTKLESPTTPHGGLEMSEITTKSEPPTSVQGELHMPKTKNKSNGHKTKFGDDKGGNTMPSGPVKRKRMRPSKQKRAAAFEMSASAQLMLDATESRCNRKNNPIWFTLVASEDQNGEVSLPQISACYLRIKDGTVPVSYIQKYLMKKLNLASEAEVEIMCRGQSVLPTLQLHNLVDLWFCTASTSKKLPASVGSSAKDFVMALSYCRKTLPH; encoded by the exons atggtTGTGAAAGTGAAGAGAGAAAATCTTGAAGCATGCATGACATGTCCTCTTTGTCATAAGCTACTCAAAGATGCTACAACCATATCTCTATGCCTTCATACTT TTTGTAGGAAGTGTATACATGAGAAACTTTCAGATGAAGAGGTTGATTCCTGTCCGGTATGCAACATTGATCTGGGTATCCTTCCTGTCGAAAAACTCAG GCCTGATCACAATCTGCAAGATATTAGGACCAAAATATTCCCATGTAAACGACAAAAGGTTAAAGCCGAAGAAGTTGTTCCCTCAACACCCCTGCCACCAAAAAGGAAGGAAAGATCACTTTCATCATTGGTGGTCAGTGCTCCCAAAGTTTCAACACATACCACCTTTACAGGAAAGAGAACAAAAACTGCTACAAGAAAGGCTGCTGCTTTACGTGGATGCAGTTTTATCCCTGAAGAAACcataaagaaagaagaaacacACAATGAAGATAATCCG GATTCTTCAATAGCTGAGACTTCTAAGAAGAATAGACCCAACGAAGATACAGACAACAATATAGACCTTACAGAAGGGAAGGCTGATCTCTGGACGCCCTTGAACTGTCTTGTCGAAGCAGCCAATAGAACAAAGTCATCCAGATCAAATTTACAAGGGACCCCTCTTACCAAATTAGAGTCTCCAACTACTCCTCATGGTGGACTAGAGATGTCTGAAATTACAACCAAATCGGAGCCACCTACATCTGTTCAGGGTGAATTACACATGCCTAAAACCAAGAACAAAAGTAATGGACATAAAACAAAGTTTGGAGATGACAAGGGGGGAAACACCATGCCTTCAGGACCAGTGAAGCGAAAAAGGATGCGTCCTTCTAAACAGAAGAGAGCAGCAGCATTTGAGATGTCTGCCTCAGCACAACTCATGTTAGATGCAACAGAGAGCAGGTGCAACAGGAAAAACAATCCTATTTGGTTTACATTAGTTGCTTCAGAAGACCA GAATGGAGAAGTTTCCTTGCCACAGATCTCGGCTTGCTACTTAAGAATAAA GGATGGTACTGTGCCTGTCTCGTATATTCAAAAGTACCTCATGAAGAAACTTAATCTTGCTAGTGAAGCTGAG GTTGAAATAATGTGCCGGGGTCAATCTGTGCTCCCAACATTGCAACTGCATAACTTAGTAGATCTGTGGTTCTGCACAGCATCAACATCGAAAAAGTTACCGGCATCTGTGGGCTCTTCGGCTAAGGACTTTGTGATGGCTTTATCGTACTGTCGAAAGACCTTACCTCATTGA
- the LOC25499685 gene encoding F-box/FBD/LRR-repeat protein At4g00160, whose translation MSFEQRSIPTEDRISSFPDHIICHILSFLPTKLSAATSILSKRWNPLWLSVLNFHFDDQTFQDFISFRHFVLSAFLSRQMTLPLQSFHLKCSKESSFQLHDINRFVYAAAQRQIQNLNLEMSCTNLQMSSRIILKLPRSIFSCRTLIVLHLKGLKVNDLSHVAVAVDFPFLKTLHMSYILFESIEYFVQLLSGCLILEELQAEYIRVSNIEWLVSQEMFVVREKFRSLPKLIKADITKSPFLLTFLLTLFCKEEAQVLRAEVETRYLNYLKFPNLTYMELILHNHQREKWKMLLETLKSCPKLQNIIIHEGFRSEEEVVDNWMDPAITPECLSTQLRTCLLKGFKCTECELQFAKYIMQNSKVLNTMSIKIASSVDINVKYQLSRKSASWTRASSTCKL comes from the exons ATGTCTTTTGAACAACGATCAATTCCGACAGAAGATAGGATCAGCTCCTTTCCAGACCATATTATATGTCACATTCTATCTTTTCTCCCAACCAAACTCAGCGCAGCTACAAGCATCCTCTCAAAGAGATGGAACCCACTATGGCTCTCAGTTCTTAATTTTCACTTCGACGACCAAACCTTCCAAGACTTTATCTCATTTCGCCACTTTGTCTTGTCTGCCTTTCTCTCGCGACAAATGACACTACCCCTCCAATCATTCCACCTCAAATGTTCAAAAGAGTCTAGCTTCCAGCTACACGATATCAATAGATTTGTTTACGCCGCTGCTCAACGGCAAATCCAAAACCTCAATCTCGAAATGTCCTGCACGAATCTCCAAATGTCCAGCAGGATTATCTTGAAATTACCTCGTAGCATTTTTAGTTGTAGAACCCTTATTGTTCTTCATTTGAAAGGGCTAAAAGTGAATGACCTTTCTCATGTGGCTGTGGCTGTGGATTTTCCTTTCCTCAAAACTCTCCATATGTCTTATATACTTTTCGAAAGTATTGAATATTTTGTACAGCTTTTATCAGGATGTCTCATTTTAGAGGAATTGCAAGCAGAATATATACGTGTAAGTAATATAGAGTGGCTTGTTTCACAAGAAATGTTTGTTGTAAGGGAAAAGTTTCGAAGTTTACCAAAGTTGATCAAAGCAGACATCACTAAATCGCCTTTTTTGTTGACGTTTTTGCTCACTTTGTTTTGCAAGGAAGAGGCTCAGGTTCTACGTGCAGAAGTT GAAACACGTTACCTCAATTACCTAAAGTTTCCCAATCTAACTTACATGGAGCTTATTCTTCATAATCATCAACGTGAGAAGTGGAAGATGTTGCTAGAAACGCTGAAAAGTTGTCCTAAACTTCAAAATATTATCATTCATGAG GGATTTAGGAGTGAAGAggaagttgttgataattggATGGATCCAGCAATTACTCCGGAATGTCTTTCAACACAGCTGAGAACATGCTTGCTTAAAGGTTTTAAATGCACGGAATGTGAACTTCAATTTGCCAAATATATTATGCAGAATTCAAAAGTATTGAACACCATGTCAATCAAGATTGCCTCTTCTGTAGATATAAATGTCAAGTACCAATTGTCAAGGAAATCAGCCTCATGGACAAGGGCCTCATCAACATGTAAACTCTAA
- the LOC25499688 gene encoding receptor-like protein kinase ANXUR1 — protein sequence MHKHTSLLLYFVGISILLHVIHGASIEEPGSLILGCGLDEGGAKDEDGRQWSPDNKFLATQNGSTTYKAAYQDPSLSSVVPYMSARIFTSETTYKFNVQPDKRYWLRLHFYPSLYGTFNPSDSYFSVAANGITLLSNFSASITCQALSQAYIDREYSLAPLNSDTLTLTFKPSDKQNGTFAFINGIQLIQMPELFDSASLVGFGDQTMDIKTLNLQTMFRLNVGGQYVSPAQDSDLSRMWYDDTPYLYGSSYGVTNEAKKDVLIDYQTMPKYIAPPTVYSTSRSMGTDKDVNMGYNLTWVFQVDPNSMYLVRLHFCDFYYSKVNEIVFNIFLNNNTAQAQADIIGWTGGKGMTTYQDYVVYVQDGEGDEQLWLALHPAPDSKPQFYDAILNGVEIFKLNDTDLSGPNPQPSDMLLEGESQETSFHTHKTYDKKAVIGGAAGGAAGFAFMAAICIAVYNKKKRVPGAVTQTSWLPIYGNSHTNGSKSTSGKSTTSANLTAMTQGLCRYFSLQEIKQATNSFDESNVIGVGGFGKVYKGVIDNGMLVAIKRSNPQSEQGVNEFQTEIEMLSKLRHKHLVSLIGFCEEDNEMCLVYDYMALGTFREHLYKGIKPLNILTWKQRLEICIGAARGLHYLHTGAKYTIIHRDVKTTNILLDENWNAKVSDFGLSKTGPDLNAGHVSTVVKGSFGYLDPEYFRRQQLTEKSDVYSFGVVLFEALCARPVLNPNLPKEQVSLAEWALLCNQKGTLEDIIDPNLKGTINPESLQKFVDTAEKCLSDHGADRPSMNDLLWNLEFALNLQENKDGSTHSATRTNDNEFEEIHLGDNEMANHYKNLSLGGQDELSQDATSSQGPTEIFSQLVSPKGR from the coding sequence atGCATAAGCATACAAGTCTCTTGTTGTATTTCGTCGGTATCTCTATTTTGTTGCATGTCATTCACGGTGCATCCATAGAGGAGCCAGGTTCATTGATATTGGGTTGTGGGTTGGATGAAGGGGGAGCCAAAGATGAGGATGGAAGGCAATGGAGTCCTGATAATAAGTTTTTGGCAACACAAAATGGTTCAACAACATACAAAGCCGCATACCAAGATCCTTCCCTCTCCTCTGTGGTTCCATACATGTCAGCTAGAATTTTCACATCAGAAACAACATACAAATTTAATGTTCAGCCTGATAAACGTTATTGGCTCAGGCTCCACTTTTATCCATCCCTTTATGGAACTTTCAACCCCTCCGATTCATATTTCTCTGTGGCTGCAAATGGGATTACCCTCCTCAGCAATTTCAGCGCTTCTATCACTTGTCAGGCCCTCTCACAAGCTTACATTGACAGAGAGTATTCTCTTGCTCCTTTGAATTCAGATACTTTGACTCTTACATTTAAACCTTCTGACAAGCAAAATGGGACTTTTGCTTTCATCAATGGAATTCAATTGATCCAAATGCCTGAGTTGTTTGACTCTGCTTCATTGGTCGGGTTTGGTGACCAAACCATGGACATCAAAACCTTAAATTTGCAAACCATGTTTAGACTAAACGTTGGTGGGCAATATGTGTCTCCAGCCCAAGATTCTGACCTTTCGAGAATGTGGTACGACGACACACCTTACCTATATGGTTCATCCTATGGTGTCACCAACGAAGCTAAAAAGGATGTCCTAATCGACTATCAGACTATGCCAAAGTACATTGCACCTCCTACTGTCTACTCCACATCAAGATCAATGGGTACCGATAAGGACGTCAACATGGGATACAACCTCACGTGGGTTTTCCAAGTTGATCCAAATTCCATGTACCTCGTGAGGTTGCATTTCTGTGATTTCTATTATTCCAAGGTCAATGAGATTGTTTTCAATATATTTCTCAATAACAATACGGCACAGGCTCAAGCTGATATTATTGGGTGGACAGGAGGTAAAGGCATGACAACTTACCAGGACTATGTGGTATATGTCCAAGACGGGGAGGGGGATGAGCAACTTTGGCTTGCACTACATCCAGCACCTGACTCAAAACCACAGTTCTATGATGCTATACTCAATGGGGTGGAGATATTCAAGCTCAATGACACGGACTTGTCTGGCCCCAATCCTCAGCCTTCAGACATGCTCCTCGAAGGTGAATCACAGGAAACAAGTTTCCATACACACAAAACATATGACAAGAAAGCTGTCATTGGTGGAGCTGCAGGAGGTGCTGCGGGTTTTGCCTTTATGGCGGCAATATGCATTGCTGTCTACAACAAGAAGAAGAGAGTTCCAGGGGCAGTCACACAAACAAGCTGGCTTCCCATCTATGGTAATTCACACACAAATGGCAGTAAATCCACGTCTGGGAAGAGCACTACAAGTGCAAACCTCACTGCCATGACCCAAGGTCTATGTCGCTATTTTTCGTTACAAGAGATAAAGCAAGCAACCAACAGTTTTGATGAGTCCAACGTGATTGGAGTTGGTGGATTTGGAAAGGTTTACAAGGGTGTCATTGATAATGGAATGCTAGTGGCGATTAAGAGGTCAAATCCACAGTCAGAACAAGGAGTCAATGAATTCCAGACCGAGATTGAGATGCTTTCTAAGTTGAGACACAAGCATTTGGTGTCCTTGATTGGATTTTGCGAGGAAGATAATGAGATGTGTTTGGTTTATGACTACATGGCTCTTGGAACCTTTAGGGAACATTTGTACAAGGGTATCAAGCCTTTAAATATTTTAACGTGGAAGCAAAGATTAGAGATCTGCATCGGAGCTGCAAGAGGGCTTCACTACCTTCACACGGGGGCCAAGTACACCATCATTCATAGAGATGTCAAAACAACAAATATTCTCTTGGACGAAAACTGGAATGCCAAGGTATCAGATTTTGGGTTGTCAAAAACTGGTCCAGATTTGAACGCTGGCCATGTTAGTACTGTGGTGAAGGGTAGTTTTGGCTACTTGGATCCTGAGTACTTCAGGAGGCAACAATTGACTGAAAAGTCTGATGTCTACTCATTTGGGGTTGTCCTGTTTGAAGCCCTCTGTGCCAGGCCTGTTCTGAATCCCAATCTTCCAAAGGAACAAGTTAGTCTTGCAGAATGGGCATTGCTATGCAACCAAAAAGGAACGCTAGAGGATATTATTGACCCCAATCTCAAGGGAACAATAAATCCAGAAAGCTTGCAGAAGTTCGTGGACACAGCTGAAAAGTGTTTGTCGGATCACGGAGCTGACCGTCCCTCCATGAATGATCTGTTGTGGAATCTAGAATTTGCACTCAACCTGCAAGAAAACAAGGATGGTTCAACTCACTCT
- the LOC25499687 gene encoding uncharacterized protein: MSSEEIVLQGGGVCENEFSDQEEELQQEHSDQKAEALAFKKRKRLTKQLSMCGTPGDMAWERRRRQTQRRRNSMHDCNDEDLNELRGCIELGFGFNEEDGQKLCNTLPALDLYFAVNRNLSPSPVSTPTTHRTTHSRSSSSIASPTGSIVDSDSWKICNPGDDPALIKTKLRHWAQAVACSVMQSHS, translated from the exons atgagTAGCGAGGAAATAGTGTTACAGGGAGGAGGAGTCTGCGAAAACGAGTTTTCAGATCAGGAGGAAGAGTTGCAacaggaacattctgatcagaAGGCCGAGGCATTGGCGTTTAAGAAAAGGAAACGTCTAACAAAGCAACTATCAATGTGTGGAACACCAGGAGACATGGCGTGGGAAAGAAGGCGTCGACAAACTCAACGTAGGAGGAATAGCATGCACGATTGCAACGACGAAGATCTAAATGAGCTTAGAGGATGTATTGAATTAGGATTTGGATTTAATGAGGAAGATGGACAAAAGCTTTGCAATACATTACCGGCTCTTGATCTATATTTTGCCGTTAACCGGAACCTGTCTCCAAGTCCGGTATCTACACCTACAACTCATCGCACTACTCACAGCCGTTCATCTTCATCTATTGCGAGTCCTACTGGTAGCATTGTTGATTCTGATTCTTGGAAGATTTGTAACCCAG GGGATGATCCAGCACTTATAAAAACCAAATTAAGGCACTGGGCTCAAGCTGTTGCTTGTTCAGTAATGCAATCTCATTCATGA